The DNA sequence GCTGTTCGGGCGGGGCGGGCTTGAGGGCGAGGACCGCGCCGACCACGATGCCGAGGCTGCCCTCGGAGCCGACGAAGAGCCGGGTCAGGTCGTAGCCCGCGACGCCCTTGGCGGTGCGGCGGCCGGTCCTCAGCAGCCGGCCGTCGGCGAGGACCACATCGAGCCCGAGGACGTACTCGGCGGTGACGCCGTACTTCACGCAGCACAGCCCGCCGGACGCGGTGCCGATGTTGCCCCCGATGGTGCACTGCTCCCAGCTGGAGGGGTCCGGCGGGTAGTACAGCCCCTTCTCCAGCACCGCACGGGAGAGGTCGGCGTTGATCACGCCCGGTTCGACCACCGCGATCCGGTCGACCGGGTTGATCTCCAGAATCCGGTCCATCTTGACCAGGGACAGCACGATGCAGCCGTCGGACGCGTTGGCCGCGCCCGACAGACCGGTGCGCGCGCCCTGGGGCACGACCGGGACGCGCAGCGCGGTGGCGGTGCGACAGACGTGCCGCACCTGCTCGACGGTGCGCGGGAGGACGACCACGGCGGGCGCGCCCGCCTCGCAGAAGCTCGCCATGTCGTGGGCGTAGGCCCCGGTCACATCGGGGTCGGTCAGCACCGCCTCCGCGGGGAGGCCCTCCCGCAGCAGCTCGATGAGGTCCGTCATGCCTCCAGATTCGCACCCGGGCAGCGCCCGGGGAAGATCGCTGCACCGGACGGATGACGGCGGGGATGCGCGGACCGCACGTGGCGGGCGGCACCGCGCGTGGCGGCTCGCCCGCCGACGGTGAACCTGCGCCTTGGTCACTGCGCCTTGTAGTAGACGCTGACCTTACGGTCGCCGGCGGCGCCCGAGGCGAAGCCCATGCACAGCCGGCGGGGGCTGGACAGCTGGACCGCCATGCCCTCGGGCTCGCGGTAGCCGAGCGAGTAGGCGGCCTCGGTGCGGGAGCGCTGGACGAGTTCGCCGGTGCGCAGGTCGACGCAGGAGACGTAGGTGTTGCCGTGGCCGGAGGGCGGGTTGGCGCCGTCCTCGTCGGTGTAGGCGGTGCCGGTCAGCTGGTACGCGTAGTCGCCGAGGAGCGTGAAGCCCTGGAAGACCTCGCCGTCCTCGATACCCACCTGGGGTATGTCGTACAGGGCGGTGTAGTCGCCCGCGCTGACCCCGGACAGGCTCATCAGCCGGTAGCGGACCTCGCCGTCGAGGCGGTAGCGCAGCAGCAGGCGGCGGTTGAGCATGTCGACGGCGGGCTGGTTGCTGGTGGAGCCCGCCACGGGGCGGTGTTCGACCAGCGAGGACGAACCGGACGACAGCACCGTGCCGTCGGCGAACTTGAACCGGCTGATGGCGCGGCCGTAGCCGGAGTCGGGGTTGGCGTCCGACTCGGTCCACAGATAGGCCGTGGCGCCGACCGGCTCACAGCCCATGGCGACGCCGTGCCCGAACCCCTTGAGGTACATGGAGCCGAGCTCCGCGCCGGCGAGGGACAGTTTGGTGACGCACAGATCGCCGCGGGCGGCGCGGTCGGCGCCGGAGACGGGGGCGGATTCCCCGCTGAGCCGGATACCGCCCTGCATCAGCTGGACGGTGTAGAGGTGCCCGTTGACGTCGTCGAACGCGAAGGACTGGAGCACGGTGGAGTTGTGCGGGGTCGTCTCGCGGATCAGCTGGGTGGAGGGCACCGACAGATCGAACCGGCCCCCCGCCACGGTGACGGCCCCCGCGCGGGCGGCGAAGGCCACGCCGAGTGCCCCGGCCGCGGCGGCTCCCCCGCCGATGGTGAACTTACGCCTGGTCAAACGGCCCGCGGCGTACTTGTCCATCTTGTCCGTGTGCATTGATACTCAACAACTCCCATGCGAACACGCCGTGTTGGAGTGAACGGATCGCCGAGAGTGTAGACGGTGAGAGAGCGCTCCCATTCAGGGGTTCGCCTTCTGGCACCGGTGGACGCATGCGCGGCACGGGCGGACAGGGGTACGAGCGGGTGGGCGGACCCCCACGGCCCGCCCACCCGTCGTGTTCAGAGGTTGCCGCGCGTACTCAGAGGTTGCCGCGCTTGGCCTGCTCGCGCTCGATCGCCTCGAACAGCGCCTTGAAGTTGCCCTTGCCGAAGCCCATGGAGCCGTGCCGCTCGATGAGCTCGAAGAAGACGGTCGGCCGGTCCTGGACCGGCTTGGTGAAGATCTGGAGCAGATAGCCGTCCTCGTCCCGGTCGGCGAGGATCTTCAGCTCGCGGAGGGTCTCCACCGGGACGCGGGTGTCGCCGACCCACTCCCCCAGGGTGTCGTAGTACGAGTCCGGGGTGTCCAGGAACCGCACTCCGGCCGCGCGCATCGCCCGCACCGTGGCGACGATGTCGTTGGTGGCGAGCGCGATGTGCTGGACGCCGGGCCCGCCGTAGAACTCCAGGTACTCGTCGATCTGCGACTTCTTCTTGCCGGCCGCGGGCTCGTTGAGCGGGAACTTCACCTTGCGGGTGCCGTCCGCCACGACCTTCGACATCAGCGCGGAGTACTCGGTGGCGATGTCGTCGCCCACGAACTCCTTCATGTTGGTGAAGCCCATGACGTCGTTGTAGAAGCCCACCCACTCGTCCATCCGGCCGAGCTCCACATTGCCCACGCAGTGGTCGATCGCCTGGAAGTTCCGCCGCGCCGGCGGGGCCACGATCGGCTCGGCCTCGGCGAAGCCGGGCAGGTACGGGCCGTCGTAGCCGGTGCGCTCGACGAGGGTGTGGCGGGTGTCGCCGTAGGTACGGATCGAGGCCAGCACCACCGTGCCGTGCTCGTCCTTGACCTCGTGCGGCTCCTCGATACCGGTGGCGCCGTGCTCGACGGCGTACGCGTACGCGGCCCGCGCGTCCGGCACCTCCACCGCCAGGTCGATCACCCCGTCGCCGTGCTCGGCGACATGCTCGGCCAGGAAGCGGCCCCAGGCGCTCACCGGTTTGATGACGGAGGTGAACACGAAGCGGGCGCCGCCCGAGACGAGGACGTAACTGGCCGTCTCCCGGCTGCCGTTCTCCGGTCCTGAGTAGGCGACCAGCGTCATGCCGAAGGCGGTGGAGTAGTAGTGCGCGGCCTGCTTGGCGTTGCCGACGGCGAAGACGACCGCGTCCATCCCCTTCACAGGGAACGGGTCCGCGTGCCGTGCGTCCCCCTGCTGCAGCATTTCTGTCGTCTCAGTCATACTCCGAAGCGTCCCGCCATCACTCAAGGTGCGCAACACTTCTCGAAAACGCTGGTCAGCCTGTATAGCCGGATCGCCCTTCGGCAGCGCATTCTGTGCAGAGTGACCAGCATCACAGCGATCAGGGAGACCTCATGGCGATCGACGGGCTCGACGCCCGCCTCATCGAACTGCTCGCCGAGGAGCCGCGCATCGGCGTCCTGGAGGCATCACGCCGCCTCGGCGTCGCCCGCGGCACGGCCCAGGCCCGGCTGGACCGGCTCAGGGCCCAGGGGATGATCCGCGGCTTCGGCCCCGACGTGGACCCGGCGGCGCTCGGCTATCCGGTCACCGCGTTCGCCACGCTGGAGATCAAACAGGGGCAGGGACAGGACGTACGGGCACATCTGACGACCGTCCCGGAGGTCCTGGAACTCCACACCACCACGGGCCACGGCGACATGCTCTGCCGACTGGTCGCCCGCTCCAACGCCGATCTGCAACGGGTGATCGACCTGGTCGTGGGGTTCGAGGGGATCGTCCGGGCCTCGACGACGATCGTGATGGAGAACGCGGTCCCGCTGCGGATCATCCCGCTGGTGCGACAGGCGGCGCGGGACTGAACCGGATGCAAAGATTCCGTTGCAAAGAAAGCCTTGCAACGGAATCTTTGCACGCTTACGCTGCCGCACATGGAAAAGGACGAGCAGCCCGCACCCGACGACCTCCGGGTGCTCGACCCCCGCTCCCTGCGCGGGCTCGCGCATCCGCTGCGGATGCGCCTGCTCGGCGCGCTGCGCGAGTACGGACCGGCCACCGCGTCCCAACTGGCCGACCGATTGGGCGAGTCCAGCGGCGCCACCAGCTACCATCTGCGGCAGCTGGCCACCCATGGCTTCGTCAAGGACGACCCGGAGCGGGGCAAGGGGCGGGAGCGGTGGTGGAAGGCGGTGCACAGGGGCACGCGGGTGCGCGCTGACGAGTACCTGGCCCATCCCGACCCGGCGGTACGGGGGGCGGTGAACACCCTGCTGCACGAGTGGGCCACCACCCACACGCAGGAGGTGTCCACCTTTCTGGGCACCCTGCACGGCTGGTCCGAGGAGTGGCGGGCTGCCTCGGACATCAGCGACTTCCACATGCGTCTCACCCCTGAACTCGCCCGCGAGATGCGCGACAAGCTGCACGAAGTGATCGAGAGCTACCGCGAGAAGGAAGTGGGCCGGGACACCGAGGGCTCCGCCCCGTACCGCGTCCACCTGCACGCCTTCCCGCGCGACGAGGACTGACCGATCCCTGGGGGGACCGCACATGTACGGCGACGACATATATCTGTGGCTCCACCGCATACGCGCCGAGCGCCTCCGCGACGAAGTACGCGCGGCGGGCCGGGCGCCCCGCCCCCGCAGCCGCCCCGCCCGCGCCCGGGTGCTGCGCACCCGGCTCGGCTGGACGCTGGTGGAGGTCGGGCTGCGGCTGGCCACGCCGCGGCTGCCGCGGTCCGGTCTGGCCGCCCGGTTCGACCACTGACATGGGCTCCGACGGCAGAGGTGACGTAGGCGACAGAGGCGATATAGGGGGCGGAGGCGGCGGCCGAAGACCGCTGCTCCTCGTCCTCGCCGCGAACACCGTCTCCATCGCGGGCAATTCGCTCACCCTGATCGCCGTGCCGTGGTTCGTGCTGGAGACCACGGGCAGCGCGGCCAAGGCCGGGTTCGTGTCGTTCTGCGCGACGCTGCCGGTGGTCGTCTCGGCCGTCGTCGGCGGGCCGGTCATCGACCGGATCGGCCGGCGGCGGGTCTCCGTCGCGTCCGACTCGCTGTGCGGGGTGGCCGTCGCCGCGATTCCGGTGCTGCACTTCGCCGGGCTGCTGCGGTTCTGGCAGCTGTGCGCGCTGATGGCGTTCTCCGGGCTGCTGCACGCGCCGGGCGAGACCGCCCGCCAGGTGCTGGTGCCCTCGCTCGCCGAGCGGGCGGGTACCACCCTCAGCCGCGCGGCCAGCTTCTACGACGGGGCCTCGCGCGGGGCGCGGATGCTGGGCGCGGCGCTCGGCGGGCTGCTGATCGCGCTGCTCGGCCCGCCCTCCGTACTGCTGCTGGACGCGGCGACGTTCGCGGCGTCCGCGCTGCTGATCATGGCGGGGCTGCGCGGACTGCCCGCCGCCGCGCCGCGCAGGCCCGTCGTACCGGTGTCCGCCCGCGCCTACCGCGCGGAGCTGCGCGAGGGGTACCGCTTTCTGCTGCGCCACCGGCTGCTCCTGGCCATCGTGCTGATGGTCATGGTCACCAACGGCCTCGACCAGGGCCTGTCCTCCGTACTGCTGCCCGTCCACGCCGAGCGCCACCTGGGCGGTTCGGTGCAGCTGGGGCTGCTCACGGCGCTGTTCGGCGGCGGTGCGCTGGCGGGGGCGCTGCTGTACGGGGCGGTGGGCGACCGCTTTCCGCGCCGGACGGTCTTCGCGGTGAGCTTCCTGCTGTGCGGGCTGCCGCGCTTCCTGGTCGCCGCGTGCGTCCCCGGCGTGTCCCCGCTCGCCGTGACGATGGCGGTCAGCGGGCTCGCGGCGGGGGTGCTCAACCCGATCCTGACCACGGTGACCTACGAGGCGGTCCCCGATGAGCTGCGCAGCCGGGTCTCGGGGGCGCTCACCGCGGGGGTGTGGGTGGTGATGCCGCTGGGCGGGCTCGCGGCCGGCGGGCTGGTGGAGGGGGTGGGGCTGACCGCCGCCTTCCTGGTGACCGGCGGGGCCTACTTCCTCACCACGCTCAGCCCGCTGGTCTTCCCCGCCTGGCGCGGTATGGACGAGGGGGCGGCGGTGCCGCTCAGCAGTGCGGAACCGATCCGCCCGACCGCAGCGCCCGCAGAGCCGTCACCGCACCCTTGAGGGTGGTGACGGGGATCAGCCGCAGCCCCTTGGGCAGTTCGGCCGTGGCGTCCGCGCATTCGTCCTTGGGCACCAGGAAGACCGTGGCGCCGTCTCGCCTGGCGGCCTGTGTCTTGAGCGGGACCCCGCCCACGGCCCCGACCTTGCCCTGGGCGTCGATGGTGCCGGTGCCCGCGATCGTCCGGCCGCCGGTGAGATCGCCGCCGCGGCCGTCGCCGTCCAGCTTGTCGATGATGCCGAGGGAGAAGAGCAGCCCGGCGCTCGGGCCGCCGACGTCGGCGAGGCGCAGGGTGACCTTGACATCGCGCGGCGAGCGGTGGAGGTAGCCGAGCGCGGCGCTGGTGGCCGAGGACTGGGACTCCCGCATCTCCTTCGCGTTGTGCCGCTCGATCTCCTCGGTGGTGCCGCCGACGTAGACCGCGTCCCGCGGCATGACCGCCCGGTCGGTGTCGAACCAGCCGCTGACCACGTCCTTCAGCCGCACGGTGGCGTCCGGGCCGGTCGCCAGGATCGTCACCATCCGCAGCTGCCCGGTGGTCTTGCGGGTGTCGGTCCCGGCGACGCTGATCACCTGCTTGCCCCGGTCGGCGCCGAGGACGTTCACGGTCGAACCGGGCTGGGCCACGGTGAACGGCAGCGGGGCGAACACGGCCGCCGCGAGCAGGGCGAGCACGGGTGCGGAGCAGAGCGCGAGGAGGCGGGCGCGGGGGGAGACGGCAGGCATGGTGCGAATCTAGTTGACCGCCGGGGTGGATGCGGCGCCACCCCGGCCCGTGGGCCCCTCGCGGGCGGCGGGGCCGGCTCTGCTCATGGCGCCCGGCCACCCGGTGCGGCGGCCCGACCGATCACGCGGGCACGCGGGCAGTGGGCGGGCACTCGGGCAGCGGGCGGGCATGCTCCCCCGTACGGCCCGCGCCGACCGCCGGCGCGAGGCCCCGGTGACCGCCCGCGCCGACCGCCGACGGGGGCTCCGGTGACCGCCGGCGCGGCGTCACCGCAGGGCGTCCGCGACCTCCCGGGCCGCGTCCACCACCCGCGGCCCGATCCGCTCCGGCACCGAGTCGCAGAGCATCACGACGCCGACGCTGCCCTCTATCCCCGTCACCCCGACGAGCGGGGCGGCCGCGCCGCTCGCGCCCGCCTCCAGTTCGCCGTGGGTGAGGGCGTACCCGGGGTCGTCGTGGCGGCCGGCGCGGGCGGCGAGGATCGCGTGCCCGGCGGCGCCCCGGTCGAGCGGATGCCGGAATCCGGCCCGGTAGGCGACGTGGTAGTCGGTCCAGGTCGGCTCGACGACCGCGACGGCGAGGGCCTCGTTTCCGTCGACCAGGGTGAGGTGGGCGGTCGCGCCGACGTCCTCGGCGAGGGAGCGCAGCGCGGGCAGCGCCGCCTCCCGTACGAGGGGATGCACCTGGCGGCCGAGTTGCAGTACCCCGAGCCCGACGCGGGCCCGCCCGCCGATGTCGCGGCGGACGAGGGAGTGCTGTTCGAGGGTGGCCAGCAGGCGGTAGACCACGGTGCGGTTGACGCCGAGCTTGTTGGACAGCTCGGTCACGGTCAGCCCGTGGTCGGTGTCGGCGAGTAGTTTCAGGACGCGCAGTCCCCGGTCGAGCGTCTGAGAGGTCTCCGCGGTCACGACGCCCCCTCCTCGGTGATGAGTGGCGGCTCTCCGTGAGGTGCCCCGCCGGTCCCGACGACGGCGCGCGAGGTGGCCGCCGGTCACGGTGGTTACGCACCGGCTGCGCTCCGCGGCAGCGCTGCCACGGGGCGTGTGCGTGCCCGAACGCTAGCGAGCCGGTCCGTTTAGCGGAAGGGTCCGTCCAGAATCCGAGCAGTTCTGGCAAAGGGAACGACACATGGGCAGGCCGGATCGCCCCGTTCCGTCCCGGTGTGGAATGCGAACGTGTGACCGGCTCATGAAATTTTTAGAAAGGGGGTTGCACGGGGCCGACCGCCCCGCGCCCGCTTCCCGCCTCCGGCGCGCCCGCTTCAGCGCATCCGCGTCGCCCACTCCTGGACCTTTTTGATCCGCTCGCGGATCTGCCCGGCCGTCGCCTCCGCGCTCGGCGGGCCGCCGCAGACCCGGCGCAGCTCGGTGTGGATCACGCCGTGCGGTTTACCGCTCTGGTGGACGTACGCGCCGACCAGCGAGTTGAGCTGTTTGCGCAGCTCCAGCAGCTCCTTGTGGGTGACCACCGGCCGCCGCTCCGCCGGGAGCTCCAGCAGATCCGCCTCCGTGTCCGGCTTCTTCCGGCTGTGCGCGATCTGCTTGGCCTGCCGCCGCTGGAGCAGCATCTGCACCTGATCGGGTTCCAGGAGCCCCGGGATGCCGAGGTAGTCCTGCTCCTCCTCGCTGCCCGGATGCGCCTGCATCCCGAACTCGGCACCGTCGTACAGCACCCGGTCGAAGACCGCGTCCGACTCCAGCGCCTCGAAGGGCAGCTGGTCCTGTTCTCCGGTGTCCTCGTCCTGCTGCTTCTCGGCCTCCTCGAGGAGCTTTTCCTCCTCCGCGTACGGGTTCTCCTCCTCGCCGTCCTTCTTCGGCTTGTCCAGGACGTGGTCGCGCTCGACCTCCATCTCATTGGCGAAGCCGAGCAGCATCGGGATGGTGGGCAGGAAGACGGACGCGGTCTCGCCGCGCCGCCGTGACCGTACGAAACGGCCGACGGCCTGGGCGAAGAAGAGCGGCGTGGAGATGGTGGTGGCGTACACCCCGACCGCCAGCCGGGGCACGTCCACGCCCTCCGACACCATGCGGACCGCGACCATCCAGCGGTCGTCGGACTGGCTGAAGTCCTCGATCCGCTGCGAGGCCGCGCTCTCGTCGGAGAGCACCAGGGTGGCCTTGGTGCCGGTGATCTCCCGGATCAGCTTGGCGTACGCACGGGCCGAGTCCTGGTCGGAGGCGATGACCAGGGCGCCCGCGTCCGGGATGCCCTTGCGGACCTCGGTCAGCCGCTGGTCCGCGGCGCGCAGC is a window from the Streptomyces luomodiensis genome containing:
- a CDS encoding DEAD/DEAH box helicase, giving the protein MSTTAASTSHHLSPAFPGRAPWGTASKLRAWQQGALDKYIQEQPRDFLAVATPGAGKTTFALTLASWLLHHHVVQQVTVVAPTEHLKKQWAEAAARIGIKLDPEYSAGPLGREYHGVAVTYAGVGVRPMLHRNRIEQRKTLVILDEIHHAGDSRSWGEACLEAFEPATRRLALTGTPFRSDTNPIPFVTYEEGNDGIRRSSADYTYGYGNALADGVVRPVIFLSYSGNMRWRTKAGDEIAARLGEPMTKDAVSQAWRTALDPRGDWMPNVLRAADQRLTEVRKGIPDAGALVIASDQDSARAYAKLIREITGTKATLVLSDESAASQRIEDFSQSDDRWMVAVRMVSEGVDVPRLAVGVYATTISTPLFFAQAVGRFVRSRRRGETASVFLPTIPMLLGFANEMEVERDHVLDKPKKDGEEENPYAEEEKLLEEAEKQQDEDTGEQDQLPFEALESDAVFDRVLYDGAEFGMQAHPGSEEEQDYLGIPGLLEPDQVQMLLQRRQAKQIAHSRKKPDTEADLLELPAERRPVVTHKELLELRKQLNSLVGAYVHQSGKPHGVIHTELRRVCGGPPSAEATAGQIRERIKKVQEWATRMR
- a CDS encoding MFS transporter yields the protein MGSDGRGDVGDRGDIGGGGGGRRPLLLVLAANTVSIAGNSLTLIAVPWFVLETTGSAAKAGFVSFCATLPVVVSAVVGGPVIDRIGRRRVSVASDSLCGVAVAAIPVLHFAGLLRFWQLCALMAFSGLLHAPGETARQVLVPSLAERAGTTLSRAASFYDGASRGARMLGAALGGLLIALLGPPSVLLLDAATFAASALLIMAGLRGLPAAAPRRPVVPVSARAYRAELREGYRFLLRHRLLLAIVLMVMVTNGLDQGLSSVLLPVHAERHLGGSVQLGLLTALFGGGALAGALLYGAVGDRFPRRTVFAVSFLLCGLPRFLVAACVPGVSPLAVTMAVSGLAAGVLNPILTTVTYEAVPDELRSRVSGALTAGVWVVMPLGGLAAGGLVEGVGLTAAFLVTGGAYFLTTLSPLVFPAWRGMDEGAAVPLSSAEPIRPTAAPAEPSPHP
- a CDS encoding Lrp/AsnC family transcriptional regulator encodes the protein MAIDGLDARLIELLAEEPRIGVLEASRRLGVARGTAQARLDRLRAQGMIRGFGPDVDPAALGYPVTAFATLEIKQGQGQDVRAHLTTVPEVLELHTTTGHGDMLCRLVARSNADLQRVIDLVVGFEGIVRASTTIVMENAVPLRIIPLVRQAARD
- a CDS encoding phage baseplate protein yields the protein MHTDKMDKYAAGRLTRRKFTIGGGAAAAGALGVAFAARAGAVTVAGGRFDLSVPSTQLIRETTPHNSTVLQSFAFDDVNGHLYTVQLMQGGIRLSGESAPVSGADRAARGDLCVTKLSLAGAELGSMYLKGFGHGVAMGCEPVGATAYLWTESDANPDSGYGRAISRFKFADGTVLSSGSSSLVEHRPVAGSTSNQPAVDMLNRRLLLRYRLDGEVRYRLMSLSGVSAGDYTALYDIPQVGIEDGEVFQGFTLLGDYAYQLTGTAYTDEDGANPPSGHGNTYVSCVDLRTGELVQRSRTEAAYSLGYREPEGMAVQLSSPRRLCMGFASGAAGDRKVSVYYKAQ
- a CDS encoding S16 family serine protease, with the translated sequence MPAVSPRARLLALCSAPVLALLAAAVFAPLPFTVAQPGSTVNVLGADRGKQVISVAGTDTRKTTGQLRMVTILATGPDATVRLKDVVSGWFDTDRAVMPRDAVYVGGTTEEIERHNAKEMRESQSSATSAALGYLHRSPRDVKVTLRLADVGGPSAGLLFSLGIIDKLDGDGRGGDLTGGRTIAGTGTIDAQGKVGAVGGVPLKTQAARRDGATVFLVPKDECADATAELPKGLRLIPVTTLKGAVTALRALRSGGSVPHC
- the hppD gene encoding 4-hydroxyphenylpyruvate dioxygenase; translation: MTETTEMLQQGDARHADPFPVKGMDAVVFAVGNAKQAAHYYSTAFGMTLVAYSGPENGSRETASYVLVSGGARFVFTSVIKPVSAWGRFLAEHVAEHGDGVIDLAVEVPDARAAYAYAVEHGATGIEEPHEVKDEHGTVVLASIRTYGDTRHTLVERTGYDGPYLPGFAEAEPIVAPPARRNFQAIDHCVGNVELGRMDEWVGFYNDVMGFTNMKEFVGDDIATEYSALMSKVVADGTRKVKFPLNEPAAGKKKSQIDEYLEFYGGPGVQHIALATNDIVATVRAMRAAGVRFLDTPDSYYDTLGEWVGDTRVPVETLRELKILADRDEDGYLLQIFTKPVQDRPTVFFELIERHGSMGFGKGNFKALFEAIEREQAKRGNL
- a CDS encoding ArsR/SmtB family transcription factor produces the protein MEKDEQPAPDDLRVLDPRSLRGLAHPLRMRLLGALREYGPATASQLADRLGESSGATSYHLRQLATHGFVKDDPERGKGRERWWKAVHRGTRVRADEYLAHPDPAVRGAVNTLLHEWATTHTQEVSTFLGTLHGWSEEWRAASDISDFHMRLTPELAREMRDKLHEVIESYREKEVGRDTEGSAPYRVHLHAFPRDED
- a CDS encoding IclR family transcriptional regulator — its product is MTAETSQTLDRGLRVLKLLADTDHGLTVTELSNKLGVNRTVVYRLLATLEQHSLVRRDIGGRARVGLGVLQLGRQVHPLVREAALPALRSLAEDVGATAHLTLVDGNEALAVAVVEPTWTDYHVAYRAGFRHPLDRGAAGHAILAARAGRHDDPGYALTHGELEAGASGAAAPLVGVTGIEGSVGVVMLCDSVPERIGPRVVDAAREVADALR